One Malus sylvestris chromosome 14, drMalSylv7.2, whole genome shotgun sequence DNA segment encodes these proteins:
- the LOC126600577 gene encoding iron-sulfur cluster assembly protein 1-like, with the protein MLRLAAKRILQGGRLGSPEAQSPAVLSLPRMYHERVVDHYDNPRNVGTFDKNDPTIGTGLVGAPACGDVMKLQIKVDDSTGKIVDACFKTFGCGSAIASSSVATEWVKGKQMEEVLTIKNTEIAKHLSLPPVKLHCSMLAEDAIKAAVKDYQAKQTKKTGSTEASPAEKAVNA; encoded by the exons ATGTTGAGACTTGCGGCGAAGAGGATTCTCCAAGGCGGCCGTCTGGGCTCGCCGGAGGCTCAGTCACCGGCGGTCCTGAGCCTGCCACGTATGTACCACGAGAGGGTGGTGGACCACTACGACAACCCCCGCAACGTCGGAACGTTCGACAAGAATGACCCGACGATCGGCACGGGGCTCGTTGGCGCTCCAGCCTGTGGCGACGTGATGAAGCTCCAGATTAAGGTCGATGACAGCACGGGAAAGATTGTTGATGCTTGCTTCAAGACCTTTGGGTGTGGATCGGCCATTGCTTCTTCTTCTGTCG CTACGGAATGGGTGAAGGGGAAACAAATGGAGGAAGTCTTGACGATTAAGAACAC AGAGATTGCAAAACATCTTTCGCTTCCTCCAGTGAAGCTTCACTGCAGCATGCTCGCCGAGGATGCCATTAAGGCAGCTGTTAAAGACTATCAAGCCAAGCAAACCAAAAAAACTGGCAGTACAGAGGCATCTCCTGCGGAGAAGGCTGTCAATGCTTGA
- the LOC126599527 gene encoding serine/threonine-protein kinase ATM-like → MERPKTPETLEDQNPSGKTLEGASELLGWSENCIGLESFPGILGGSGEGVGVTGNDAGLGYVEGVTQAVEAEKGVLDGNKGEDLGLLGMDAVSGVFNSCMNGVGAEEVCWLNGEVGGENKAQMGSQRLPSEMGNDVQMDFAEPQSNGNGNLEDLGGNENEEGGVDVESDAQMGSQQSLSDNGNDMQTDFAEPQSDGNGNFEDLGGNDNEEGGVDVESDAQMGSQRLPSDKGNDVQMDFAGPQSDGNRNLEDLGGNEHEEGGVDVENDAQMGSQWSPSDKGNDVQMDVLKPESDGNGNLEDLGGTDNEEDGVEKIADDDDGMNEGKTLGLNGIDSVGVDSSSKKIEVSDDGISLFVDFSGHPPDDLQVASCPGFAGTETVEEFGHDEQEKDFDYQGYGFSAGDIVWIKTKTQTWWPGKIYDPVYASKFGASGDPGGCLLVGYFGMSHVAWCHPYQLKPFREYFEQMSGQSKARIFLGAVEKALEEFGGLVKLNMTCLCVLKENHLSASDAESIKGIPMPDRKSGKLGEYSVDHFNSAEFLAHLKNLALVVSMGGTLDFVVKRNQLSAFYRSIGHSQLPMHLLRETNDAEDGADCKSMAKHNVDIWVGYGDTELDEMFLKSTPLNNSQKDERNEVLDKVFDGDNIADEGFISGSKLRRRKVKRDSDFEYGDVGNEGMTEKGIESRERKKSRYLSYPYINLGQKGLPAEMDDEGVAANIDASRSSGSPSNFKFTGEKFWRKWYKRLTGESNISGDPNLINASSAELLSEIYSTAVNCLYPNENKTFDSVAWFVSRFRISVFHDESICEAYRNNMVGQEDANPNLLGYSGQNEAKSEPKKRRRKSKLKHPGGEDTASMPNLVQSTSTATKKRGRPNLGRLKTKSLSGLSDVNIGITPDSFLVQESLDVHPLMPCGKQKNRKIDDVASPVCLQNKQTTGIPDLNGNNLLPGLLGDDQQAIGTAASEGKVLLENRLGSETASEHLKSNIPAAFVDVNVKNMKPGSLVVDLRVSPQALSCLDPKRNTGLLSAETRPAQRKRKRKEKAEPKLPADGIPDLNGSSAECNLLGKACQEFSGLTPPIKPERKRRRRKGEATAMQRKLDVNNGKAQIYDKALATALMLNFSPGVAMPSKDDLISTFCRFGPLKESETQMLKDPGSAQVVFMENADAGEALRSLEKDNPFGGNLVSYKLFHLPSVSRVLEPGWSLPTGLASPSLPEKASRLDFIRQNLQMMTSMLENSGDNLSPEMRAKLECEIKALLQKVSSMTGSSSSS, encoded by the coding sequence ATGGAGAGGCCAAAGACCCCAGAAACCCTAGAAGATCAAAACCCTAGTGGTAAAACCCTAGAAGGGGCATCTGAGTTGTTAGGGTGGAGTGAGAACTGTATTGGGTTGGAGTCATTTCCTGGAATTTTGGGAGGTAGTGGAGAAGGAGTTGGTGTTACTGGTAATGATGCGGGACTTGGTTATGTGGAAGGGGTGACTCAAGCGGTGGAAGCCGAGAAAGGAGTCCTGGATGGTAATAAAGGAGAGGATTTGGGATTGTTGGGTATGGATGCAGTTTCTGGTGTGTTTAATAGTTGCATGAATGGTGTTGGGGCTGAGGAGGTTTGTTGGCTTAATGGTGAGGTTGGTGGGGAAAATAAGGCTCAAATGGGCTCCCAAAGGTTGCCATCCGAAATGGGAAATGACGTTCAGATGGATTTTGCGGAGCCACAGTCAAATGGGAACGGGAACTTAGAGGATTTGGGTGGTAATGAGAATGAAGAGGGTGGAGTTGATGTGGAAAGCGATGCTCAAATGGGTTCCCAACAGTCCCTATCAGATAATGGAAATGACATGCAGACGGATTTTGCGGAGCCACAGTCAGATGGGAACGGGAACTTTGAGGATTTGGGTGGTAATGATAATGAAGAGGGTGGAGTTGATGTGGAAAGCGATGCTCAAATGGGTTCCCAACGGTTGCCATCAGATAAGGGAAATGACGTTCAGATGGATTTTGCGGGACCACAGTCAGATGGGAACAGGAACCTTGAGGATTTGGGTGGTAATGAGCATGAAGAGGGTGGAGTTGATGTGGAAAATGATGCTCAAATGGGTTCCCAATGGTCACCATCAGATAAGGGAAATGATGTTCAGATGGATGTTTTGAAGCCAGAGTCAGATGGGAACGGGAACTTAGAGGACTTGGGTGGTACTGATAATGAGGAGGATGGAGTTGAGAAGAttgctgatgatgatgatggtatGAATGAAGGAAAAACATTGGGATTGAATGGGATTGACTCAGTTGGGGTTGACTCATCTAGCAAGAAGATAGAAGTTTCGGATGATGGTATATCACTGTTCGTGGATTTTAGTGGTCATCCACCAGATGATCTTCAGGTGGCAAGTTGTCCTGGATTTGCAGGTACAGAAACTGTAGAAGAATTTGGACATGATGAACAGGAGAAGGATTTTGATTACCAAGGCTATGGTTTTTCTGCGGGTGACATTGTATGGATTAAAACCAAAACCCAGACATGGTGGCCTGGTAAAATATATGATCCAGTATATGCGTCGAAGTTTGGTGCCAGTGGGGATCCAGGGGGCTGTCTACTAGTTGGATATTTTGGGATGAGTCATGTAGCATGGTGCCATCCATACCAACTAAAACCTTTTCGTGAGTACTTTGAGCAGATGTCGGGGCAAAGCAAGGCTAGAATATTCCTTGGAGCTGTTGAGAAAGCACTCGAAGAGTTTGGTGGGCTTGTAAAATTGAATATGACTTGTTTgtgtgttttgaaagaaaacCACCTGTCAGCCAGTGATGCAGAATCTATCAAAGGAATTCCCATGCCTGACCGCAAATCTGGCAAACTCGGTGAATATTCAGTTGATCATTTTAATTCTGCAGAGTTTCTTGCGCATCTCAAAAATCTTGCACTGGTTGTTTCCATGGGTGGCACACTTGATTTTGTTGTCAAACGAAATCAATTATCAGCCTTCTACCGTTCCATAGGGCACAGCCAGCTGCCTATGCATCTACTCCGGGAAACAAATGATGCTGAAGATGGTGCTGATTGCAAGTCAATGGCTAAACATAATGTCGACATTTGGGTTGGATATGGAGATACTGAGCTAGATGAAATGTTCTTGAAAAGCACACCATTAAATAACTCTCAGAAGGATGAAAGAAATGAAGTGTTAGACAAGGTTTTTGATGGAGACAATATTGCTGATGAAGGTTTCATCTCAGGTTCAAAATTGAGGAGGAGAAAGGTGAAGAGGGATTCTGACTTTGAATATGGTGATGTTGGAAATGAGGGAATGACTGAAAAAGGCATCGAATCAAGAGAACGGAAGAAGAGCAGGTACTTGTCTTACCCGTACATAAACTTGGGACAGAAGGGATTGCCTGCTGAAATGGATGATGAGGGAGTGGCTGCAAATATTGATGCCAGCCGGTCTAGTGGGTCGCCATCTAATTTTAAATTTACTGGTGAGAAGTTCTGGAGAAAGTGGTATAAAAGGCTTACAGGTGAAAGTAACATATCCGGTGACCCAAACTTAATAAATGCATCTTCTGCTGAGTTGCTTTCTGAAATCTACTCTACAGCTGTCAACTGCCTATATCCGAACGAAAATAAGACATTTGATTCGGTTGCCTGGTTTGTTTCTAGATTCAGGATTTCGGTATTTCATGATGAATCTATTTGTGAAGCCTATCGTAACAATATGGTTGGTCAGGAAGATGCTAACCCCAACCTGTTGGGATATAGCGGTCAGAACGAGGCAAAATCTGAACCAaagaaaaggaggagaaagTCTAAGTTGAAGCATCCAGGGGGCGAAGACACTGCCAGCATGCCAAATCTAGTTCAAAGCACTTCAACTGCTACAAAGAAAAGGGGACGACCAAATCTGGGAAGATTGAAGACTAAATCCCTTTCTGGACTGTCAGATGTGAATATTGGCATCACCCCTGATAGCTTTTTGGTGCAAGAGTCGTTGGATGTACACCCTCTCATGCCCTGTGGTAAGCAAAAGAATAGAAAGATCGATGATGTAGCAAGTCCCGTGTGTCTGCAGAATAAACAAACTACAGGAATTCCAGATTTAAATGGGAACAATCTTCTACCTGGCCTTCTTGGTGATGATCAACAGGCTATTGGCACTGCTGCTTCTGAAGGTAAAGTTTTGTTAGAAAATAGGTTAGGGAGTGAAACGGCTTCAGAGCATTTGAAGTCTAATATCCCTGCTGCCTTTGTAGATGTGAatgtaaaaaatatgaaacctgGTTCTTTGGTTGTAGATCTGCGGGTTTCTCCTCAAGCTTTGTCATGCCTGGACCCCAAACGGAATACTGGCTTACTCTCAGCTGAAACTAGGCCTGcacagagaaagagaaagagaaaggagaaagCAGAACCAAAGCTTCCGGCTGATGGTATTCCAGATTTGAATGGAAGTAGTGCTGAATGCAACTTATTGGGAAAGGCATGTCAAGAGTTTAGTGGCCTGACGCCTCCAATTAAACCAGAgcggaagaggaggaggagaaaaggAGAAGCTACTGCTATGCAGCGGAAACTGGATGTGAATAATGGTAAAGCTCAGATTTATGATAAGGCTCTGGCAACTGCTCTTATGTTGAACTTTTCCCCAGGAGTAGCAATGCCTTCAAAAGATGATTTGATTTCAACATTTTGTCGGTTCGGACCTTTGAAGGAGTCGGAGACACAGATGTTGAAAGATCCTGGTAGTGCCCAGGTTGTATTCATGGAAAATGCTGATGCTGGAGAAGCACTTCGGAGTCTAGAGAAGGACAACCCTTTTGGAGGAAACCTCGTTAGTTACAAGCTCTTCCATCTTCCATCTGTGTCCAGGGTTTTAGAACCAGGTTGGTCTCTCCCCACAGGTCTAGCCTCTCCAAGTTTGCCTGAAAAGGCATCTCGCCTCGACTTCATAAGGCAGAATCTTCAGATGATGACATCAATGCTGGAGAACTCAGGAGACAATCTTTCTCCGGAGATGCGAGCAAAGCTGGAGTGTGAAATTAAGGCCCTCCTGCAGAAGGTGAGCTCCATGACtggttcttcttcctcctcttaa
- the LOC126599987 gene encoding pantothenate kinase 2-like, with amino-acid sequence MAGFGTNDIKGREKEEGDKNSNTLESHVVIRTEGGEVGQSSSERDTIHRSGSRPQLDLSKAAIQGNFEERDPAILLPNQSDDLSHLALDIGGSLIKLVYFSRHEGQSIDDKRKKTLKERLGISNGSRRSYPILGGRLHFVKFETNKINECLDFIYSKQLHRGGMDARIWNPDAPTNESSVIKATGGGAYKFADLFKERLGVSLDKEDEMNCLVSGANFLLKAIRHEAFTHMEGQKEFVQIDQNELFPYLLVNIGSGVSIIKVDGDGKFQRVSGTNVGGGTYWGLGKLLTKCKSFDELLELSQRGDNGAIDMLVGDIYGGMDYSKIGLSASTIASSFGKAISENKELEDYSPEDISLSLLRMISYNIGQIAYLNALRFGLKRIYFGGFFIRGHAYTMDTISFAVQFWSNGDAQAMFLRHEGFLGALGAFMSYEKHGLDDLKVHHLVERFPMGAPYTGGKIHGPPLGDLNEKISWMEKFVRKGTEITAPVPMAPPGTTGLGGFEVPSSKGGTLRSDASALNIGVLHLVPTLEVFPLLADPKTYEPNTIDLSDHGELEYWFTVLSEHLPDLVDKAVASEGGTDDAKRRGDAFARAFSAHLARLMEEPAAYGKLGLVNLLELREECLREFQFVDAYRSIKQRENEASLAVLADLLMELDSMSEEARLLTLIEGVLAANIFDWGSRACMDLYHKGTIIEIYRMSRNKMQRPWRVDDFDVFKERMLGSGDKKPRPHKRALLFVDNSGADVILGMLPLARELLRRGTEVVLVANSLPALNDATAMELPEIVAEAAKHCDILRRAAEAGGLLVDAMVSSLDGSKGNSSSVPLMVVENGCGSPCIDLRQVSSELAAAAKEADLVILEGMGRALHTNFNAKFKCDALKLAMVKNQRLAQKLIQGNIYDCVCRYEPVS; translated from the exons ATGGCTGGTTTTGGAACTAACGATATaaaagggagagagaaggaagaaggtgACAAAAACAGTAATACTTTAGAGTCCCATGTGGTGATTAGAACAGAAGGAGGAGAGGTTGGTCAAAGTAGTAGTGAGAGAGATACGATTCACCGGTCAGGTTCCCGGCCTCAGTTGGACCTCAGCAAAGCTGCCATTCAAGGGAATTTTGAAGAGAGGGACCCCGCAATTCTTCTGCCTAATCAGTCTGATGACTTGTCTCACTTGGCTTTGGACATTGGAG GATCTCTCATCAAGTTGGTGTATTTCTCAAGACATGAAGGCCAATCAATTGATGATAAAAGGAAGAAAACTTTGAAGGAGAGGTTGGGAATATCAAATGGTAGTAGGAGAAGCTACCCAATTCTAGGTGGGCGGCTTCATTTTGTGAAGTTTGAGACAAACAAGATTAACGAGTGCTTAGACTTCATCTATTCCAAGCAGCTTCACCGTGGTG GAATGGATGCTCGTATCTGGAATCCTGATGCCCCAACCAATGAAAGTTCTGTAATCAAG GCTACAGGTGGTGGGGCATACAAGTTTGCGGACCTCTTCAAAGAACGGCTTGGGGTTAGTCTTGACAAAGAAGACGAAATGAATTGTCTAGTATCTGGAGCAAATTTTCTACTCAAG GCAATACGTCATGAAGCTTTCACACACATGGAGGGTCAGAAAGAGTTTGTGCAGATTGACCAGAATGAATTATTCCCATATCTTCTAGTTAACATTGGGTCTGGTGTTAGTATAATTAAG GTTGATGGAGATGGCAAATTTCAGCGGGTAAGTGGAACAAATGTTGGTGGCGGTACTTATTGGGGCTTGGGAAAACTGTTAACAAAGtgcaaaag TTTCGATGAGTTGTTAGAGCTGAGTCAACGGGGAGACAATGGTGCTATAGACATGCTTGTCGGGGACATTTATGGTGGTATGGACTACTCAAAG ATCGGTCTATCTGCATCAACCATCGCCTCTAGTTTTGGGAAGGCTATTTCAGAAAACAAGGAGCTTGAAGACTACAGCCCTGAAGATATATCACTGTCTCTCTTACGAATGATTTCTTATAATATTGGCCAG ATAGCTTATCTAAATGCACTACGGTTTGGTCTGAAGCGAATATATTTTGGAGGTTTTTTCATAAGGGGCCATGCTTATACCATGGACACTATCTCCTTTGCGGTTCAGTTCTG GTCAAATGGAGATGCACAAGCAATGTTTTTGAGACATGAAGGTTTTCTGGGAGCTTTAGGTGCATTTATGAGCTATGAAAAGCATGGTCTTGATGACTTGAAGGTCCATCATTTAGTTGAAAGATTTCCTATGGGCGCACCATATACTGGAGGAAAGATTCATGGTCCACCACTTGGGGATTTGAACGAGAAG ATTTCATGGATGGAGAAGTTTGTTCGGAAAGGGACTGAGATTACTGCTCCAGTACCAATGGCTCCTCCTGGAACTACCGGACTTGGAGGCTTTGAAGTTCCTTCGTCCAAAGGAGGTACTCTGCGTTCTGATGCAAGTGCTTTAAACATTGGGGTCCTACATCTGGTACCCACGTTGGAAGTCTTTCCATTATTGGCGGACCCAAAAAC GTATGAGCCTAACACTATTGATCTCTCAGATCACGGCGAGTTAGA GTACTGGTTCACTGTGCTGTCAGAGCATCTACCAGACCTCGTTGATAAG GCAGTGGCAAGTGAAGGTGGAACGGATGATGCTAAAAGAAGGGGCGATGCTTTTGCTCGTGCTTTTTCTGCTCACTTGGCACG GTTGATGGAGGAGCCTGCTGCATATGGAAAGTTAGGGTTGGTGAATCTATTGGAACTAAGAGAAGAATGCTTGAGGGAGTTCCAATTTGTTGACGCGTATAGAAGTATAAAACAAAG GGAAAATGAGGCATCACTTGCTGTTTTAGCCGATCTGCTGATGGAGCTTGATAGTATGAGTGAG GAAGCAAGACTACTTACCCTTATTGAAGGTGTCCTTGCTGCAAACATTTTCGACTGGGGATCCCGTGCCTGCATGGATCTCTATCACAAAGGAACGATTATTGAAATTTATAGAATGAGCCGCAATAAGATGCAAAGACCTTGGCGC GTGGATGACTTTGATGTTTTCAAAGAGAGAATGTTAGGATCTGGAGATAAAAAACCTCGTCCGCATAAAAGAGCTTTGCTATTTGTGGATAACTCGGGTGCTGACGTTATTCTAGGAATGCTGCCCCTAGCACGGGAACTTCTCCGACGTGGAACGGAA GTTGTTTTGGTTGCCAACTCCCTTCCGGCTCTAAATGATGCAACTGCAATGGAGCTTCCTGAAATTGTTGCTGAAGCTGCCAAG CACTGTGACATTCTTCGCAGAGCTGCTGAAGCGGGAGGTTTACTTGTCGATGCAATGGTTAGCTCTCTAGATGGTTCCAAGGGAAATTCATCTTCAGTTCCGTTAATGGTTGTTGAGAATGGTTGCGGCAGTCCTTGTATAGACTTACGGCAGGTTAGCTCTGAGCTAGCCGCTGCTGCAAAAGAGGCCGATTTG GTTATCTTGGAGGGGATGGGCAGGGCTCTTCATACCAACTTTAATGCAAAGTTTAAATGTGATGCGTTAAAG CTTGCAATGGTGAAGAATCAAAGGCTGGCCCAAAAACTGATCCAAGGCAACATATACGACTGTGTTTGCAGATACGAACCAGTAAGTTAA
- the LOC126599528 gene encoding uncharacterized protein LOC126599528 → MRLIAVARSFRARPTLPETTGPLQFRCFQPDFVPRDPNAKPKKYKYPVFYDPYGPRPPPSDKIVQLAERIAALAPEERRQLGPTLAERLRHPKLQPISTEGLDLGSQGGAAGGSKAEEKKVEKTAFDVKLEKFDAAAKIKVIKEVRTFTSLGLKEAKDLVEKVPCVLKQGVTKEEASDIIEKIKTAGGVAVME, encoded by the coding sequence ATGAGGCTCATTGCAGTTGCCAGATCTTTTCGTGCCCGTCCCACTCTCCCTGAAACAACTGGTCCTTTGCAGTTTCGTTGCTTCCAACCTGATTTTGTGCCCCGGGACCCCAATGCCAAGccaaaaaagtacaaatatccGGTATTCTATGACCCGTACGGCCCTAGACCTCCACCTTCAGATAAAATCGTTCAGCTTGCCGAGCGAATTGCAGCACTGGCCCCTGAAGAACGGCGCCAACTTGGTCCTACTCTAGCTGAGAGGCTAAGGCATCCGAAGCTGCAACCAATATCGACAGAAGGCTTGGACTTGGGTTCACAGGGAGGGGCAGCTGGTGGTTCAAAGGCCGAGGAAAAGAAGGTGGAGAAAACAGCTTTTGATGTGAAATTGGAGAAGTTCGATGCTGCTGCAAAAATCAAGGTGATCAAGGAAGTGAGGACATTTACCAGTCTGGGATTGAAGGAGGCTAAAGATCTCGTCGAGAAGGTACCTTGTGTGCTTAAACAAGGGGTTACCAAAGAGGAAGCAAGTGACATAATTGAGAAAATAAAGACGGCTGGAGGAGTTGCCGTCATGGAGTAG